Within the Leptotrichia sp. oral taxon 498 genome, the region TTTACGAGAAAGTACAAAGTGATAGCAAAGATATCGACGTATTTTTCGGTGCCTGGGGAGTCGGAACCGACTTAAATCCAACTTCTTCGGCTGGAAGAAGTTCTCAGTTAAATTACACAAGATTTGTATCCCCTGAAAATGACAAATTCATCGCCGAAATTTTGGGTGAAAAATCACTAACTATCCCAAATTACAAAGCCGAAATGTACAAAAAATGGCAAGAATACTACATAAATCAAGCCGTTGAAGTGCCACTTATGTACAAATACAAATTAACTCCAGTAAATAAAAGATTAAAAAATGTCTACATTGGTTATGACAGCGCCTTAAAAAACGAAGGTATTCAAAAATGGGAATTAACGGCTATAAATCCAATGAGATAAAAATTGTAAATTTTTTTTAAATATGCTATAATGACAAAAATTTTTTAAGTAAATAAAATTAAGAAAGGTAAAAACTATGAGAAAACAAAATATACATACATTTATTGGCTGCGACAATGAATATGACGAAAGTAGTATTGTAATTTTCGGTGCTCCATTTGACAGCACTACTTCCTTTAGACCTGGGACACGATTTGCAAGTTCCGTTATGAGAAATGAGAGTTTTGGAATTGAAACTTACAGTCCTTATCAAGACAAGGATTTGGAAGATTACAAAATTTTTGACGGTGGCGACTTGGAACTTTCTTTTGGAAATTCAAATTTGGCGCTTCAAGACATTCAAGATGAAACCGAGAGTATTTTAAATGACGGAAAAATTCCATTTATGATAGGTGGAGAGCATTCTGTCACATTGGGAGCCGTAAAAGCGGTTTTTAAAAAATATCCAGATTTACACATAATTCAGTTTGACGCTCACACAGATTTAAGGGATGAATATTTGGGTCAATATTTTTCACACGCTTCAGTAATTAGAAGATGCTGGGATATGGTTGGCGACAATAAAATTTTTCAGTTTGGAATAAGAAGCGGAGAACGAGCTGAATGGGATTTTGCAAAAAAACATCTTCATACGACAAAATTTAACTTTGGAAAAAATTTTGACGAACTGGACAAAGTTATTGAAAAACTAAAAGGTAAACCTGTTTACTTCACATTGGATTTAGATGTGCTAGATCCGTCAGAATTTCCAGGAACGGGGACACCTGAAGCGGGAGGAGTTACTTTTACTGAGTTGCACAAATCAATAGAAAAAATCTCAGAATTAAATATTGTAGGACTTGATATGAACGAATTATCGCCTATTTACGACCAATCGGGACAATCTACCGCTCTTGCATGTAAGCTTCTAAGAGAAATTTTGCTATTTATTTCAAAATAATCAACAAATCATTTAAACAAAGTGAATTGCTCAAATTTACAAAAGTAAGATTTCTTTTGTTAATATGATTTAAAATTAAAAATGAGAGTGCAAAAATTTTAACACTCTCATTTTTTTATAAAATTTTCCTTTTGAAAATTTGTAAATTTATCAAAATTAGTAAATCAATCTAAATCCTAGTCCACCTCTTACGTTTTCTCCCTTAGTGTCATACCCAGCATTTACTGTCACTCCAAATCTTGTGTTGTCAATTCCTAAGTTCAAGTCAAATTTACCATTCCCGTGTCTGTCTTCCTTGTCATTTCTCAAGTTGTACCAGTCTGCCGTCGTATAACGTACTCTCGCCTGATTAAGTCTATTCAGTTTCTCAATCTCATTTTCATATGCCGCCGAAAGTCCAATCGATAACTGCGTTCTTACAGCTAATGGTTGAATATACTTGAATTCCGCTCCAACTTCAGGCTTAACTGAGAAATAGTCGTTTCCTTTAACTTCCAGGTTCATCTGTCCCCTGTCCTCATTTATATCCGTAAATCTTCCATATTCCATTTTTAACGCTCCGTAAGGTCTCAAATGCGTTCTTTCAGATAATCTTATGTCATAACCTAAATCAGTTTTTAACGCCGCTCCATAGGTATAATAGTCAGCCTTTGAGTAGAACGTGTCGTCAACTACCCAGAATTTTCGGTGCATATTGTTTACACCTCCAAACACATCTCCTGCAATCGTCCATCTTAAGTTTCCGTTATGGTCCTTAACTGGCGACACTGTCTTAAATACTCCTGCTCTAATCATTGACTGCTGTTCAGTCGATTTTCCTAAATCCTTGAACTTGAATCTGTTTGAAACTGCTCCAGCATACCATCCAGCTGAGTTTCCAAGCGTAATTGCCTCGTCTTCATGCACATAGGCAACTCCGTAAGCGTTGCTGTCGTAGTCAATTACTCCTGCCGTATCAGTTCTGTATTCATCTTTCTGTCCAAACACTTTTATCTTGTTGCTCTGCTTAGATGGATTTCTCCATTCGTCGTGCAAATATTTGAACTCCTTGTCCAAAGTATTTCCTGTTGCATTTATCCTTTGCTGCGTATTTGAATATTCATAACCCTTCATCTCATTTACAGCCTGCGCAAATATATGATTTTCACCTTTTCCTAAGTCATTCAGCTTATTAAATATCTGTTTTTCCCTCGAATGTATGCCTTCGACTCCGTATCTCTGTTCAAGTCCGTCCAAAAAATGTTCCGTGTCAACGTCGTTTTTGCTTGCAAAGTCTGTATAAGGTATTTTTACCATGTATACTGTCTTTATCGGTGCCGCTATGTTTCCTGATTCCACCGGCTGCGCTATCCAGGTCAGGCTCGAAGAGTTCACATTTAATGTCACCCCTGTCGATACAACACTTGCCAAGGCATCATTATACGGCTTTAAGATGTTATCACCTATTTGAATCGCTTTCGCATTCAGATATTTTGTAACTTCCGTTCCCATTATCAGGTCTATATCTGTAAGTCCATATAGGTTGCTTAATCCTTGAATCGGATTTGTGTAGTTTATACCTGATGTGTCAACATACATTCCTATGCTTGATATTTCTCCATTCGAGTGGGTATGGTTGTGGTCCATCTGCTCAGTCGCCAAGTTTAATGTCGTAACTCCTGTTAAATCTGTTATGTTCACTTCTGGAGCTTGAGGAGACGCTACGTTCGTATCAACTTTTACTGGCTCAACCTGTACTCCATCTATTGATATTGACACTGCGCTCGGTAATGATGCTGGCGGAACTTTTACTATCGCCTTTCCTGTTATTTTCTTGTCTGTCGCTGTCCCTTCCAGATATGGTCTTGTCGAAGTGTTTCCTGTCCCGTGTTCTTCATACGGTTTATACGTCGAGCTTGTTTCATCGCCTCTGAATACATACACTCCTATATTTTTACTTCCCATAATTTTTATTGTCCCGTAGTTCTTAATGACTCCGCCGTTTGTCACTACCACACCTTTTATTCCTGTTCCATTCGCTGTTGGTGTCGTCTGGATCACTCCGTAGTTTTCTCCTTCCGCATATCTGTCAATATACATTCCTGTCGTGTTCTTGCCGTCCAGGTTTATAGTTCCTCTATTTACTGCCTTCGCACCTCTTCCAACTGCATACATTCCTACACTGTTTTCCTTTGTGACATTTATTGTTCCATAGTTTTCAACTGTCCCTACATTTGATGCAGCTTTTGTATTTTCATCGTAATATCCCGTCGCCATTCCAATTCCATACTGCTTGGTTGTCACATCACTCATTCCAACTTCAATTGTTCCATAGTTTTTTCCAGTTCCCTGCGTTGAGTAGATTCCAATATTTCCATTTCCCGACATCAGATTAATGTTTCCGTGATTTATTGAATCCTGCGATGAATAGATTCCATATCCATTGTTCTTATCAGTCACAATATTAGAATAGTTTTCAATCTTTCCACCAAGAGCTTTTGGCGCACCTGAATAGATATATACAGATTTTTCTCCAATATGAACGTCATTTGGCGCATGAGTTGTCAAGTCTGTCTTAGCATTTGAGGCTGTTATTAAATATCCAAATGAATCTGTATCTCCTACTTTCATATCCACATTTGAATTTACCGTTGTCGCTACCGGCGCTTTATTGTCATCTGCGATGTAAACTCCGACAGCGTTGTTGTTTGCAATATTTATTTTTCCACCAGTAAGGTTTACAGTAGGTCCAGTTGA harbors:
- the speB gene encoding agmatinase; amino-acid sequence: MRKQNIHTFIGCDNEYDESSIVIFGAPFDSTTSFRPGTRFASSVMRNESFGIETYSPYQDKDLEDYKIFDGGDLELSFGNSNLALQDIQDETESILNDGKIPFMIGGEHSVTLGAVKAVFKKYPDLHIIQFDAHTDLRDEYLGQYFSHASVIRRCWDMVGDNKIFQFGIRSGERAEWDFAKKHLHTTKFNFGKNFDELDKVIEKLKGKPVYFTLDLDVLDPSEFPGTGTPEAGGVTFTELHKSIEKISELNIVGLDMNELSPIYDQSGQSTALACKLLREILLFISK